One stretch of Flavobacterium sp. 9 DNA includes these proteins:
- a CDS encoding HlyD family secretion protein, translating into MLNISDNKTKLQSLDRYATVKNLSNRPHFKILNKIIIATSILGLIALFLPWTQNISGSGSVTTLKPNQRPQSIQSVISGRIEKWYVQEGDFVKKGDTILFISEIKEDYMDPNLVQNTKNQVDAKKNSLESYDEKVTTLSTQIRSIENEKNLKLQQAKNKVKQSLLKIKSDSIDLVAAKTQLRIANTQYNRSVQLNKEGLKPLTDVEEKRLKLQDVDAKIITQENKYLTSKNEYINAQVEINRISAEYAEKVAKAKSDQFTTLSNKFDTEAQVNKLENQYANYSLRNGMYYIKAVQNGYINRALQAGLGETIKEGTPIVTIMPSQYDIAVETFINPIDLPLIKKGAEVRVWFDGWPTIVFSGWPDMSYGTFGGKVVAIENFISPNGKYRILIAPDPKEAKWPKQLSIGSGAQTIALLDTVPIWFEIWRTLNGFPPNYYKTGEKVTKEKK; encoded by the coding sequence ATGCTAAACATATCTGACAACAAAACAAAATTACAGTCACTTGATCGATACGCGACTGTAAAAAACCTGAGCAACAGACCTCATTTTAAGATTTTGAATAAAATAATAATTGCAACTTCGATCTTAGGGTTAATTGCTCTTTTCTTGCCTTGGACACAAAATATTTCGGGATCAGGATCTGTAACGACTTTAAAACCTAATCAAAGACCACAATCTATTCAGAGTGTTATTTCGGGTAGAATCGAAAAATGGTACGTACAAGAAGGTGACTTTGTAAAAAAAGGAGATACGATTTTGTTTATTTCCGAAATCAAAGAGGATTACATGGATCCGAATTTGGTTCAGAATACCAAAAATCAAGTTGATGCAAAAAAGAACTCCTTGGAATCTTACGATGAAAAAGTAACGACACTTTCTACTCAGATTCGATCGATAGAAAATGAAAAAAATCTTAAACTGCAACAAGCAAAAAACAAAGTCAAACAATCGCTTTTAAAAATAAAAAGTGACAGTATTGATTTGGTTGCGGCAAAAACACAATTAAGAATCGCCAATACACAATACAATCGTTCCGTACAATTGAATAAAGAAGGATTAAAACCTTTGACAGATGTTGAAGAAAAACGCTTAAAACTGCAAGATGTCGATGCCAAAATAATAACGCAGGAAAACAAATATCTAACAAGCAAAAACGAATACATAAACGCACAAGTTGAGATTAATCGAATTTCTGCTGAATATGCTGAAAAAGTAGCTAAAGCAAAAAGTGATCAATTTACAACTCTGAGCAATAAATTTGACACTGAAGCGCAAGTCAATAAATTAGAAAATCAGTACGCAAATTACAGCTTACGAAACGGAATGTATTACATCAAAGCCGTACAAAATGGTTATATCAACAGAGCTTTGCAGGCAGGATTAGGCGAAACCATAAAAGAAGGAACGCCAATTGTAACGATAATGCCATCGCAATATGATATTGCTGTTGAAACTTTTATAAATCCAATCGATTTACCTTTAATTAAAAAAGGAGCCGAAGTTCGCGTTTGGTTTGACGGTTGGCCAACAATTGTATTTTCGGGTTGGCCGGATATGTCGTACGGAACTTTTGGCGGAAAAGTTGTGGCGATCGAAAACTTCATTAGTCCAAACGGAAAATACCGAATCTTAATCGCTCCCGATCCAAAAGAAGCAAAATGGCCAAAACAATTGAGTATTGGTTCCGGAGCTCAAACAATTGCTTTATTAGACACCGTGCCAATTTGGTTTGAAATCTGGAGAACCTTAAACGGATTCCCTCCTAATTATTACAAAACCGGCGAAAAAGTAACTAAAGAGAAAAAATAA
- a CDS encoding TolC family protein, which produces MKHIFIAFLFVSCAVFGQQPISKELTYNEFLGYVKKYHPLVKSANLEVSEAQANLMMARGGFDPKIEVDFSQKKFKDKEYYSILNSSFKIPTWYGIELKAGFDNNEGYYLNPENTTPNSGLTSFGISVPLGQGLFINQRMADLRKAKIQIKLSESERKLQAVSVLYDASLAYFNWKKNFEEMKLYETYNNNAVIRLEGIKSLITQGDKPAIDSIEAGIIVKNRALSLEDSKLKLAKAKLELSNFMWLENNIPLEISDDLVPEAALESTLQETLKTNDLLQGDFSLDTHPKLNAMQNKIDMLTVEKDLKQNMLLPKINIGYSYLSEPAYIDNYRFDDYKIGLEFYFPLFLRKERGSLKLAKYKLQENQFALALEKTQLTNKITAQKTEILSLVKQKKLAKDLVENNMTMLNSEERLFTFGESSLFLINTRENNLVSAKLAAIALENRFYISNSELFKIMANPD; this is translated from the coding sequence ATGAAACATATATTTATAGCTTTTCTTTTTGTGAGTTGCGCCGTTTTTGGTCAGCAACCCATCTCGAAGGAACTTACTTATAATGAGTTTCTGGGATATGTAAAAAAGTATCATCCATTGGTTAAAAGCGCCAATCTGGAAGTAAGCGAAGCACAAGCCAATTTGATGATGGCAAGAGGTGGTTTTGATCCAAAGATCGAAGTCGATTTTAGTCAGAAGAAATTCAAAGACAAAGAATACTATTCGATTTTAAACAGTAGTTTCAAAATCCCAACCTGGTACGGAATTGAGTTAAAAGCAGGATTTGACAACAACGAAGGTTATTATCTTAATCCGGAAAATACGACTCCAAATTCAGGTTTAACTTCCTTTGGAATTAGTGTTCCGCTTGGGCAGGGATTGTTTATTAACCAAAGAATGGCAGATCTTCGTAAAGCCAAGATTCAGATAAAACTGAGTGAATCTGAAAGAAAACTTCAAGCCGTGAGCGTTTTATATGACGCTTCACTCGCTTATTTTAACTGGAAGAAGAATTTTGAAGAAATGAAGCTTTACGAAACCTACAACAACAACGCCGTAATACGTTTAGAGGGAATTAAATCTTTAATTACTCAAGGTGATAAACCAGCGATTGACAGTATTGAAGCAGGAATTATTGTAAAAAACAGAGCTTTAAGTCTTGAAGATTCTAAGCTAAAATTAGCAAAAGCAAAACTGGAATTGTCAAATTTTATGTGGCTTGAAAACAACATTCCGTTAGAGATTTCAGATGATCTTGTACCCGAAGCTGCGCTTGAATCTACATTGCAGGAAACTTTAAAAACAAACGATTTATTGCAAGGAGATTTTAGTTTAGACACGCATCCAAAATTAAATGCGATGCAAAATAAGATAGATATGCTGACTGTCGAAAAAGATCTCAAACAGAATATGTTATTACCAAAGATAAATATTGGCTACTCGTATTTGTCTGAACCTGCTTATATTGACAATTATCGTTTTGACGATTACAAAATTGGACTGGAATTTTACTTTCCGTTATTTCTGCGAAAAGAACGAGGAAGTTTGAAATTGGCAAAATATAAACTTCAGGAAAATCAGTTTGCTCTGGCTTTAGAAAAAACACAATTAACAAATAAAATAACGGCACAAAAAACAGAAATTCTTTCGCTTGTAAAACAGAAAAAACTAGCCAAAGATTTAGTTGAAAACAATATGACGATGCTAAATTCTGAAGAACGTTTATTCACTTTTGGAGAAAGTTCTTTATTCCTAATTAATACTCGCGAGAATAATTTAGTAAGTGCAAAATTGGCTGCGATTGCTCTCGAAAACAGATTTTATATCTCCAACTCAGAACTATTCAAAATCATGGCAAATCCTGATTGA
- a CDS encoding TetR/AcrR family transcriptional regulator, producing MEIILSNIKMQVNEKIYVKDPETSALGKKIIEQSILLIDDIGFDNFTFKKLGEKIGSNESSIYRYFENKHKLLVYLSSWYWSWMEYKLVFTTTNILDKKEKLDKAITIVTEKITDDVSTDHINEAILNKIIIAEFTKTLHTKEVDQENKEGFFLIYKRVINRVVAIVKEVNPDYPYAKSLVSTIVEGSLHQHFLTDHLKTITDCNETVTTTQFYLNLAHNVLR from the coding sequence ATGGAAATTATACTATCAAATATAAAGATGCAGGTCAACGAAAAGATCTACGTAAAAGATCCGGAAACATCTGCATTGGGAAAAAAGATAATTGAGCAAAGTATTCTTCTTATCGATGATATTGGTTTTGACAATTTTACCTTCAAAAAATTAGGCGAAAAAATAGGCTCAAACGAGAGTTCTATTTACCGATATTTCGAAAACAAACACAAATTATTAGTATATTTATCTTCATGGTATTGGAGCTGGATGGAATACAAACTTGTCTTTACCACTACCAATATTCTGGACAAAAAAGAAAAACTCGATAAAGCGATCACTATAGTTACCGAGAAAATTACTGATGATGTCTCAACAGACCATATTAATGAAGCGATTTTAAACAAAATAATAATCGCCGAATTCACAAAAACACTTCATACTAAAGAAGTTGATCAGGAAAATAAAGAAGGCTTTTTTTTAATATATAAAAGGGTTATCAATAGAGTTGTTGCAATTGTCAAGGAAGTAAATCCCGATTATCCATATGCTAAATCGTTAGTATCGACTATTGTCGAAGGAAGTTTACACCAGCATTTTCTAACAGATCATTTGAAAACCATTACAGATTGCAACGAAACGGTTACAACAACGCAATTTTACCTAAATCTCGCACATAACGTTCTGCGCTAA
- a CDS encoding peptidase domain-containing ABC transporter produces MTTPLKRFYNLLELDKKDIYQIFFYAIFAGLISLSLPLGIQAIIAFIQSGRVSASWIVLIILVVAGVALVGILALMQLRITENLQQKIFVRASFEFAARLPKIKSEELYGTYPPELTNRFFDTLTIQKGTSKLLTDFSAALLQITFGIILLSLYHPYFIVFGLLLFLLLFFIFKFSYKSGIETSLKESKFKYKVASWLQEMARNNFSFRNELNYDFALQKNNTIVEGYLNYREKHFGVIKRQFIQLILFKVIITASLLSIGGYLVLSQEMNIGQFVAAEIIILLVITSVEKIIVGLESFYDVLTSVEKIGQVTDLELEENSDSQTDLCYNSITLETENLKFKFPDAPTNALDSITLKIEQGEKIVVDGANGSGKTTLIRLLSGLLKQSSGAFYINDDTFRKIDLKQYRSQIGSIIHNETPFEGSILENITFNDPSITTEDLKWALDGVQLSPLIKTLPKGLKTHIYPEGRQLSSSNAQKILLARSIIHKPKVLFYEDPTDTMDENVANEIIDFITSEKNNWTIIVSSKNPYWKTKSTRKITMQNGHIILDQKQ; encoded by the coding sequence ATGACTACTCCACTAAAAAGATTTTACAATTTACTAGAGCTTGATAAAAAAGACATTTATCAAATTTTTTTCTACGCCATTTTTGCCGGATTAATCAGTTTATCACTTCCGTTAGGAATTCAGGCGATCATCGCTTTTATACAATCCGGAAGAGTAAGTGCATCTTGGATCGTGCTTATTATACTTGTTGTTGCTGGTGTTGCGCTTGTTGGAATTTTAGCTTTAATGCAATTAAGAATCACCGAGAATTTACAGCAAAAAATATTTGTTCGTGCTTCGTTTGAATTTGCAGCTCGTTTGCCAAAAATAAAATCCGAGGAATTGTACGGAACTTATCCGCCGGAATTAACGAATCGTTTTTTTGATACTTTAACCATTCAAAAAGGAACTTCAAAATTATTAACGGATTTCTCAGCAGCTTTACTTCAAATTACTTTTGGGATAATTCTGCTCTCTTTATATCATCCTTATTTTATTGTTTTTGGACTTTTATTGTTTCTGCTTTTATTCTTTATTTTTAAATTTTCGTATAAATCAGGTATAGAAACGAGTTTAAAAGAATCAAAATTCAAGTACAAAGTTGCAAGTTGGTTGCAGGAAATGGCTCGTAATAATTTTAGTTTCAGAAATGAATTAAATTACGATTTTGCACTTCAAAAAAACAACACAATAGTCGAAGGTTACCTTAATTATCGTGAGAAACATTTTGGCGTAATTAAAAGACAATTTATACAACTGATCCTTTTCAAAGTTATTATTACGGCAAGTTTATTATCGATTGGAGGTTATTTGGTTTTAAGTCAGGAAATGAATATTGGGCAATTTGTGGCTGCCGAGATCATTATTTTATTAGTAATTACTTCTGTCGAAAAAATCATTGTTGGACTTGAAAGTTTCTACGATGTTTTAACTTCTGTTGAAAAAATTGGACAAGTAACCGATTTAGAATTAGAAGAAAACTCAGATTCACAAACAGACCTTTGCTACAACAGCATCACATTAGAAACTGAAAATTTAAAATTCAAATTTCCGGATGCTCCAACCAATGCATTGGATTCTATAACGCTTAAGATTGAACAAGGCGAAAAAATCGTAGTTGACGGAGCAAATGGTTCCGGAAAAACAACACTTATTCGATTATTATCAGGTTTATTAAAACAAAGTTCTGGTGCTTTTTACATCAACGACGATACTTTTAGAAAAATAGATCTAAAACAATATCGTTCGCAAATAGGCAGCATTATACATAACGAAACTCCATTTGAAGGAAGTATTCTCGAAAATATAACTTTTAATGATCCTTCGATAACGACCGAAGATTTAAAATGGGCACTTGATGGAGTTCAGTTAAGTCCGTTAATTAAAACATTACCAAAGGGTTTAAAAACACATATTTATCCTGAAGGAAGACAATTATCATCGTCTAATGCGCAAAAAATTCTATTGGCAAGAAGTATAATTCATAAGCCAAAAGTGCTTTTCTACGAAGATCCAACAGATACTATGGATGAAAATGTTGCAAATGAAATCATTGATTTTATCACTTCTGAGAAAAACAACTGGACGATTATTGTTTCTTCAAAAAATCCATATTGGAAAACAAAATCTACCCGAAAAATAACGATGCAAAACGGACATATTATCCTGGATCAAAAACAATAA
- the gpmI gene encoding 2,3-bisphosphoglycerate-independent phosphoglycerate mutase — translation MNKKVILMILDGWGKSPDPKVSAIDNANVPFINSLYKNYPSAQLRTDGLNVGLPEGQMGNSEVGHMNLGAGRIVYQDLAKINLAVANKTLAKEQVLVDAFTYAKENNKKVHFLGLVSDGGVHSHTSHLRGLIDASQEYGLDKVFVHAFTDGRDVDPKSGAKYIHDLEEHIKDTPVKIASIIGRYYAMDRDKRWERVKLAYDLVVNAIGTPSKNAVASILDSYAHDVTDEFIAPIVMVDEDEKPLATIVEGDVVIFFNFRTDRGRELTEALSQQDFHEQNMHKLNLYYVTLTNYDETYQNVKVVYNKDNITETLGEVLEKAGKKQIRIAETEKYPHVTFFFSGGRETPFEGESRILRNSPKVATYDLQPEMSAFELTDALVPELNNGEVDFVCLNFANGDMVGHTGIMSAAIKACEAVDACVKQVIEAALANNYTTIVIADHGNCETMINPDGSPNTAHTTNPVPIILVDKELKNIQNGVLGDIAPTILELMGVQQPNAMTCHSLL, via the coding sequence ATGAATAAAAAAGTAATACTTATGATCTTGGACGGTTGGGGAAAATCTCCTGATCCAAAAGTATCAGCGATAGACAATGCAAATGTTCCTTTTATAAACAGCCTTTACAAAAATTACCCAAGCGCTCAACTTAGAACTGACGGATTAAATGTTGGTCTTCCTGAAGGTCAAATGGGAAACAGTGAAGTTGGTCACATGAATCTTGGTGCCGGAAGAATCGTATATCAGGATTTAGCCAAAATAAACTTAGCCGTAGCAAACAAAACACTTGCCAAAGAACAAGTACTTGTTGATGCTTTTACATATGCTAAAGAAAACAATAAAAAAGTTCACTTTTTAGGATTAGTTTCTGATGGAGGTGTTCACTCTCATACTTCTCACTTACGTGGATTAATCGATGCATCGCAAGAATATGGCTTGGATAAAGTTTTTGTTCACGCTTTTACAGATGGTCGTGATGTTGACCCGAAATCAGGAGCAAAATACATTCACGATTTAGAAGAACATATTAAAGATACTCCGGTAAAAATAGCTTCAATCATTGGACGTTACTACGCAATGGATCGTGACAAACGTTGGGAACGCGTAAAACTTGCCTATGATTTAGTGGTAAATGCTATTGGAACTCCATCTAAAAATGCAGTTGCAAGCATACTTGACAGTTATGCGCATGATGTTACTGATGAGTTTATTGCTCCAATCGTAATGGTTGATGAAGACGAAAAACCTCTTGCAACAATTGTTGAAGGTGATGTTGTTATCTTCTTCAACTTTAGAACAGACAGAGGTCGCGAACTTACAGAAGCACTTTCGCAACAAGATTTCCACGAGCAAAACATGCACAAGTTAAACTTGTATTATGTAACGCTTACGAACTATGACGAAACATACCAAAACGTAAAAGTAGTTTACAATAAAGATAATATTACTGAAACTCTTGGTGAAGTATTAGAGAAAGCTGGCAAAAAACAAATTCGTATTGCTGAAACAGAGAAATACCCTCACGTGACATTTTTCTTTTCTGGCGGAAGAGAAACTCCTTTTGAAGGTGAATCACGTATTTTAAGAAATTCTCCAAAAGTAGCAACTTACGATTTGCAACCAGAAATGAGTGCTTTTGAATTAACAGATGCTCTTGTTCCTGAATTAAACAATGGTGAAGTAGATTTCGTTTGTTTAAATTTTGCAAACGGAGATATGGTTGGTCATACGGGAATCATGAGCGCAGCAATTAAGGCTTGTGAAGCTGTAGATGCTTGCGTAAAACAAGTGATCGAAGCGGCTCTTGCCAATAATTATACTACAATTGTAATTGCCGATCACGGAAATTGCGAAACAATGATTAATCCTGACGGAAGCCCAAATACAGCGCACACAACAAACCCAGTGCCGATTATCTTGGTTGACAAAGAATTAAAAAATATCCAAAATGGTGTTTTAGGTGACATCGCTCCTACTATTCTCGAATTAATGGGCGTTCAGCAACCTAATGCAATGACTTGTCATTCGTTATTGTAA